In Labrus bergylta chromosome 1, fLabBer1.1, whole genome shotgun sequence, one genomic interval encodes:
- the spred2a gene encoding sprouty-related, EVH1 domain-containing protein 2 (The sequence of the model RefSeq protein was modified relative to this genomic sequence to represent the inferred CDS: added 26 bases not found in genome assembly) gives MSEDTRPDDDSYIVRVKAVVMTRDDSSGGWLAQDGCLSRVGVCRLLSAELLGRSSFLIHGERLKDRQVILECFLKKDLVYTKATPTFHHWKVDNKKCGLTFQSPSDARAFDRGVRRALEDLTEGSTTSSSTLQNEAELGDDDVFTTATDSSSNSSQKREPTMHSLAPPHFCEARRHHCILGHFYEHHHRPSEHFFLDQAVHMFPRHVSFQLEEEEIVRINPRERTWLTGYEDYRHANSTRDKLTQPDNLDAYVHFAKSEPPKHDYTYPYPLSCDVQRVCDGKSGCLELGGGRRAVVTVQPRALQPKGKRRKEDGERSRCVYCQDMFNHEDNGRGRCQEAPDPIQTCIRRVSFMWCADSLLYHCMSDPEGDYSDPCSCDTSDERFCLRWTALVGLSLLAPCMCCYAPLRACYRCGVACHCCGGKHKAVG, from the exons TGACAGCTACATTGTGCGTGTCAAAGCGGTGGTGATGACCAGAGACGATTCGAGCGGCGGCTGGTTGGCTCAGGACGGCTGTCTGAGCAGAGTGGGCGTGTGCAGGCTGCTGTCGGCCGAACTGCTGGGACGAAGCAGCTTCCTCATCCACGGAGAACGCCtcaaagacagacag GTCATTCTGGAGTGTTTCTTAAAGAAGGATCTGGTCTACACGAAGGCCACGCCCACGTTCCACCACTGGAAGGTCGACAATAAAAAGTGCGGTCTGACTTTTCAGAGTCCGTCCGATGCGCGAGCCTTCGACCGTGGGGTGAGACGGGCCCTGGAGGATCTGACAGAAG GGTCGACCACATCCTCATCCACGCTGCAGAACGAGGCGGAGCTTGGCGATGACGACGTCTTCACG ACGGCCACCGACAGCTCGTCCAACTCATCCCAGAAGAGAGAGCCGACGATGCACTCGCTGGCCCCGCCCCACTTCTGCGAGGCCCGTCGGCACCACTGCATCCTGGGACATTTCTATGAGCATCACCACAGGCCCTCGGAGCACTTCTTCCTGGACCAG GCGGTGCACATGTTCCCTCGTCACGTCAGCTTCCagctggaagaggaggagatcgTTCGCATCAATCCTCGAGAGCGGACGTGGCTCACCGGCTACGAGGATTACCGCCATGCCAACTCCACGCGAGACAAACTCACGCAGCCCGACAACCTGGACGCTTATGTACACTTCGCCAAGAGCGAGCCGCCTAAACATGACTACACCTACCCGTACCCGCTCAGCTGTGACGTGCAGCGGGTCTGTGACGGTAAATCGGGCTGCCTGGAGCTGGGCGGCGGCCGCAGGGCGGTGGTGACGGTGCAGCCGCGAGCCCTGCAGCCcaaagggaagaggaggaaggaggacgGTGAGCGCTCGCGCTGCGTTTACTGTCAGGACATGTTCAACCACGAGGACAACGGGCGGGGCCGCTGCCAGGAAGCGCCCGACCCCATTCAGACCTGCATCAGAAGGGTCAGCTTCATGTGGTGCGCCGACAGCCTGCTGTATCACTGCATGTCGGACCCGGAGGGGGATTACTCGGACCCGTGCTCCTGTGACACCAGCGACGAGCGCTTCTGCCTACGCTGGACGGCGTTGGTGGGCCTCTCTCTGCTGGCGCCCTGCATGTGCTGCTACGCCCCCCTCAGGGCATGCTACCGCTGCGGGGTTGCCTGCCACTGCTGTGGCGGGAAACACAAAGCCGTGGGATAA